CAAAAGTAAGATTCTgtagataaaatttatttactgtgcatactaaaaatgttaattatttataGAAATCATTAACAAGAATATCAGTTGAAGAAGTAGAATTTGGTATCCCTCAACATAAATATGATAAGGATAAGATGGAATGTAATAAAACTGAATCTGTACTGCTTGAGGATGTTAGTAAAGATAATAATCTTATGGAAAGTAATGATTCTGCAAAAATTTCCGAACTTACAGAGGATATTTACAATATACCGCCAACTCCTAAAACAGCAGTACAATTTATAATGAACTGGAAAACGATTAAAACATCAGAACTtagatataaatatttaaaggtgaaaattatatttaaacttGACAATTTTTTAGCAACGAGGGTTTACATATTATTACAGTGAGTTGATTAAATTTCAGCAATTATCTGGGAATAACTTACATCAAATATTTCAAGACTCAAtggaatcaaatatttttagTGAAATATTGGAAGTTTTAAGGACAGAATTTATGAAAAGGAAAGAAcctatattttgttatttaaaagatCTTAGTCAAGTTAAACGATTTAGAGCACTTATCATGTTTATTAGTAATAGTGATAAAAAAAGTAAGTATTACTACATTacatttaaaatgttttaaacTAATTGTAGTAgtacaattttaaatattattctttataaatttttagatTTAAAGGCACTTTTCGAATATTGCAATGCAGTGGAGCATATATCTCAAAACGAACTTGCAACTTTGCAAAACAGATatgaattatgaaaataaattcacGACATTTAATTATGTTTAAACTCAAATACATATAAGTCATATGATAAGATCTTTTTAAGTTGTATATGTTTTTGTATTTATATACTAATgaataaagagaagaaaattatGCGTTTGTAATATTTGTGTTTAAAAACATTAGACATTACCATTTAATAAGGTTTGTATTCGTTgatcattttttataatttgtaacTTTGCTTGACATATTTTGTCAAGATGTGTCTTCATATTGTACTCTATTTCTTTCAACGTTTCCCTCATAGGTTCTATCAATTCTTGTGTTTTTCTGAAAGTATGTACAAAAATTAACTGCACACATAATATCTCTGGTAGGCGGACAAGAGTATAATTCAGCGGTGTTAGTTTCATAGCGAATcacttataaaatatatttttaagtgcaatGTTCGATCAGGTGATAATTTTAAACGTGAAAGTTGGTAACTTATACCCCGGTTTATTGAATTTGATTTATACTCTTATTCGCGCACTAGAAAAATATTTCCGTAAATGACAAAAACTTGTGAAATGTTCttacattttttctatttttagctGTTCATTTACTTCTTGATACTGATTTCTCCAGTCTAATAATTCTTTCTGCATAATTTCTACATCTTCCtgttaatatttctatattacaaaagtaatgatattattttgaatagtatgaacaaaatgaaatatacctgAAAATAATCTAACAATTTCCCAAGCGGATTTGTTGCGCGCGTTAAAGATTGTATTGTATTACGCAATTTGTcaatttcttttgtaattacgTCACGTTTCGAACTTGTATCCCATGCCTAAAAAGAATTTACATTTTACATAGTAAGATATTTTACATCAATAAAGGATAATgacgttaataataataacttaTTTGAAATGTCCTTACAATATTTGTCTTTCTTGGTATGACATCAACGTTTTCATTGTTAACCAATTCTTTTTGCGTTTCTAATATTTGAGCAACGAGATGTCCATGTTCTTGTGTTAATTGATCATTAGctttataaatattgttttctAAGGAATCACCTTTGCTTCCTTTTGTTtccattactaccatatcttcAGCGTCATCCTCCCTAGTATCAGCATTTTCCACAATGACACTAATAGTTCCCATTGGTgttctaaaaaagaaaatttgaataatctATTTTGACGCTATTTTggcaaaaataaatttacatcAATTACAGTATTTCTTCATTAATAGATAACTCTGCCTTTCCTCTTATTCTGGGTGCTGCAGGTCTAGCACTAATTGGCCTTGAGGAAGGTGGACGTAACGAAGTTTTTGGCCTAgaatttgtttctaaattactgaaagtgtaaaatttcattagtttactataacatattatatttattggCTTAAAAAACATATGTGTGTAGAATCTAAATACCTAACATCGATATTTTCTAACTGAGATTTTTGAACTTCTGGAGCTATGTGATCCGATTTTCCACTGCTTTGAAGAGGAGCTTCATTATTtctcatttcattttctttatattcTACTGGCTTCGTATTCTCATCTACTTTATTGTTCTCATTATTAtctgtaaatttaaattctgaATGGACAGTATCTACCATATGTGGTGTCTGATCCTGGGATTTACTATTTTCATCCTGCATTATTTGCTTTGTTTGATTTTCAGATTCTTTTAGTTTTTTACTTTCCTCCATCTTTTTATCTCTGTTTGTTTGAGAAGTTATTGTTTCAGATGAAGACACAGCAGATACTTTTTGTTTGAGTTTAGCAGATGAAGACTTTCTTTTATGTGCAGATGAAGGAACTTTATTCTGAGATGGCTGAAATACATATATTCAAGTTATTTTTGCATTTGTATAACTTAAGATGAAGATATGTTAATTTACCTCAGCTTGTGTTTTAATTTCAGTATTTGTTTGAGATTCATGGCTTTCATTTTTACGTTCTATTTCTGCTATGTTATTTGTActggaaactttttttctttgttctgtagatttttctttatctgttgaaatttttttatgtgACCCATCTTTTgatctttcctcttttcttgcAGATAATTTACTTTTTGAAGTAGATTTACCTTTCGATATACTTTTTTTATATCGTTCGATAGCTTCTTTGCTGCTTATCTAATTTAAAAGAAGGATCCTTAACTTTAtcatgttattttctttttttttcgaagtTATATTATTGTACATTATTGTTACAGTACCTTTTTATCTAAAGCTTTTCCAATTGCCTGTAGTAACTCATTTGTTTTAGTTGGTTCCTGACCAGAGACTATCTTATTAGCTCTTACAGTTAGATTAATACCAGTAGCTAATTCTGAaatgattatttaatatattcaaaCAAAAGAAGgtgatatatttttcataatgcAAGGAAAAAAGTAATGACAACTTACTGACAACATCAATTAACTTTGTTAAAAAAGCAAGTTTTGCCTCTTTGTTTTTTATGTTCTCAGAATTCAACTCTTCTTCTGTGAATAAACCATCCAAGAAACCAGATTCATTGATGACCTATGTATTATATcattcatttaaaatattacatttacaAGAAGTAAAGAGAAACTACGGTGAATAATACATTACAGCTAAAACAATATCATGAAGAAATCGAAACGGTGGTTTCTTCAGTAATTTCTCTGTGAGGGGTGgttttttaaaatactttccAAGTAAATCTTGCGTTTTTTTAATCACTTCCGGCTTCACGTCCTCTGCCAttgttaattacaaataaaactTGTCACCAGTTACAATGCACGTTTCTTGTAATCTTGTAGCGGACTTTGTGTAGTGTTAACTGTTGCTTAGCAACTATTGTATGACCGCCacatatgtacagggtgtcctgTAACTTCCGATACTTCCGGAAATAGCTTGCTGGGGTGactctgaacaactttttcttttaccaAAATATTGGTCCAAACTTTGTTTTTGCTGTTTTTATTTTAGTTTTCGATAAATCTCAACATTTACCCGAGAAATAAGTATTTGATTCATATTCCCACCTTCTTCtacgatataaataaataaaaccaatttTATTTAGATTATTAATCGTTTCACTTTATTAGAATACGTCAGAGTTCCTTTGacttattaaaatcaaatattaataataactacAGAATAGTATGGCATCATCCCGTTCGCAAAACGAAATCGCAGAACCGCGGGCAAAAGAATTTTATATCGCAAATCATTTAACTGATCTggttaaaatcattaaaattcgtCAAACATCTACATCATTACGTATACACTTTAGTGATACCTCGTTTCAAAGACACAGATTGTTTATCCACGTGATACggggataaaaataatttaattataaattagctTAACAGACTTACCGTATATCCTACAATATTGCAGTCAATAATACGTGATCGACGATTGATACTACTAATATTACATACAATTTATGATTGTTTTCCGTGTCGTAGTAAGTAAGTACAATGATCGCTCCTCTAATTTCAGTTTCCGTTTCtatcattaaaattttgattaacAAATTGACTGGCACAGTAGAAACTGAAGAGTAGAAAATCAGGCTTTCCTAAGGATAATGACGATACAGGTTAATTTTAACGAAATAGGGCCAGATTCCAATGTATGTATATGGAAGATTATTTCCTACATCGTCATTTCCCCCTGGAATGCTTATGGTAAAGGGCGAGAAATACGGAACATCGCCATTTGATCGCAAGTGCACTATTCGTCCGCGAGAAGATGGCATGGCTAAAACTTGTAAGGATCTATGCCCCACTACCCCATACCCCTACTTCACAACGCAAGTATTTTCGTAATTGGTCGAATCGCTTGACGAAGAAAACAAATAAATCGGTCAAGCGTGAGTGGAACAGAACGATGATGGGGTGACGATGACTTCAAGCAATGGCATAGCCTCTGGAACCTATGGGTGGGGATTGAACTAGACATTAAGAGTGGGATCGGGCGGAGTAAATGAAGATCCCCCGATGTCTCTCTCATATTTATGTTGGACGAATAGTAcatcttaattaataaatactaatttttattttttttattaatcaaataaattaaattcatcgaCCGAGTCACCAATGACTACTATGTCAGTCAATCTGTTGATTTTATAACTTTAGTTGTAGAATGGATTctcgaataattttctattaaattagttCTCAGATTTACTGTAACTTTGtgcaaaaaaattaattgtctgACTTTAGGTAATTCAAGCAGAATGATACTTATACTGAATGATCTCTTCTTTATCCTCATACGAAAGTTAATGAAAAACGCAATAAATAGTATCATGAAATGAagagtataattttttaatgaaaatatttatgaattgtTTAGTAAAATGAAACAGTAAGAAACCTTGACTCTGGATGTTTCCGTGAGAGATCacagtaaattaaaataaaatgtttgtttCCAGTGGGAGTCAATAAAATGGCATGAAGTCGATAAGTGATCTTTCAAAACTATACAGCCTTCTATTCTAGCCTCTATTTCTCTGATCCTAAAACAATTTCATCCTTATCTTCAATAGCTTCTACGGCACATAAATATCCTTTCTTAGTCATTGAAGAATCTAGATAATCATCTTAGCCTCTATCATCAAATCCTTACGTATGGTGTTTCAAGTTCTAGTAATTATTTTCCTTATATTGTATTCACCTATCATTTAAGTAGTTACACTTTTGTCAATGAAAGGTTAGTAGGagtttttataactttttacaACTGTGTTTCGTAAGTACAAGTCCAATTAACCCTCCTATTATGTTCATAAAAACTAACATTAAGGATCAAATTTCAAGTAATACTTCAAATTTAGTTTGAAGTTTGATTTCTATGAGgacttattttacttttttttttaatacatggATCAATTTAAAACGTAGCTTAAAGTTAGATTAGTTAAATAGTGAAAAATGATggtttaaaaatttacaaaaatcacATGCTAAGGGCACGTAGAGTACCATAGGAGGGTTAAAACTTATTGCCTAAAACatttgtgaaatttaaaaattgctaCATTTGTAAGCAAAAAAAttacaagagaaaagaaattcctAAACTTTTCCAACACCTCACGCACAACTTTCTCCCTCTATTTCTTTCCATTCCTCGTAAGTActttaaatttctttattcaGGATGGTTCCGCACGGCTGTACTACTCCGATGTTGGTCAATTTTGGCCTCTTTGAGGCGCTTTTATCTTCATCTTTCTTCAATAATTCCTCTATCGAATAAGGATTCCTTTTTCTCTGAGGTTGCATCGGTCTTCCATCGATCGTTGCTTCTTTGGCCATGCTGCTCCGTTCGTTTCCGGTTTCCAACATCCGTGGTGATGAGGCATTCTGTTTCTGACTGGTTGTCGGAGATGGACTCTGTCGAGCCTCGAAGCTTCCGGATGAACCGGATGTGCTGTGTCTCACGAAGGCGCTACGATCGCTTCCGATTTTTTGACCTAACTCCAGAATGATTGGTGAATTTTGAAATGGTTTATAATGGTCCTGGGACTCTGTGTTTTCGTCCAGATCACTTTTATCCAGGGAATCGTCGCTTCCCGCCATGGAACTGGAGCTGGATTTTAAATCCACCTGATTTGTTGATCCGTTTTGTTCTGACAGACGATCTACGTCTAACGATCTGAAAGGAACATCATAGATTTTTTAGATTACGTGTTCTGTTTTTAAATCAATGCAGAGCTTCtggtttaaataaaatatttaaacattggCATAAATTGctggtatatttaataaataaacctaattatTCTACGAAAGAgatgataataatttaaaaaaaacttaCGTGAAAGCATGCATTCCGTGATGCAAGTGCAGAGTTGTTGCTTGATAAAGGGATGAATATAAACTTGGAGTCCACGATGCTGTGCTAGTGTTGCCGGAAGTTGTGGAAATGTGCAATGGTCCCAGATTTCCAGGATAAAATAGTTGGTAATCCGTTCTTATGATCGCATCTGAGGATCAAAAGATaacgtattaattaataattaatacattaatttcaaattaaatactAACACCTATTTACAAGAAGAACGAATGAGAGATTAAAGAAGATAAGGATTAAATGCATCATGTAGTCTAACGATGAAATTTTATCGACTGGTATAAACTTCGTGATGCAGTTTCGTccgaaagaaaaaggagcagcATGATAGACAATTTGCAGCATAAACGAGGTAAATTGTAAGGCAAATTTTGAGTTTCTTCAAGAGGTTGCGTGTCTGCCTCTGCATCTCGCTGACGAGTCAATCGGCCACAGGGTATTTTATGAATTCCTCTACTCTTTTTCCTTCCCTCCATCCTTCTCTCTTTCGCtgctccttcttcttgttgaaccACTATCGTTGCATTTTTGAAAGCGACTCTCCGTCCATAGAAGCGTAATGATGTcgaaaaaaacgaagaaaaatttcgaCAATGATTCCGAAATCTGATCAATCTTTGCGAAGTAGAACATTTTATCCGCGTTTCGACTTTAAATACTTAAGTAACAGCCTGCTCTCAATTTTGCACATTTGTATCTAAATAACTTCTAAATAATACAAAG
The sequence above is a segment of the Osmia lignaria lignaria isolate PbOS001 chromosome 12, iyOsmLign1, whole genome shotgun sequence genome. Coding sequences within it:
- the IFT54 gene encoding intraflagellar transport 54 isoform X1, with translation MAEDVKPEVIKKTQDLLGKYFKKPPLTEKLLKKPPFRFLHDIVLAVINESGFLDGLFTEEELNSENIKNKEAKLAFLTKLIDVVKLATGINLTVRANKIVSGQEPTKTNELLQAIGKALDKKISSKEAIERYKKSISKGKSTSKSKLSARKEERSKDGSHKKISTDKEKSTEQRKKVSSTNNIAEIERKNESHESQTNTEIKTQAEPSQNKVPSSAHKRKSSSAKLKQKVSAVSSSETITSQTNRDKKMEESKKLKESENQTKQIMQDENSKSQDQTPHMVDTVHSEFKFTDNNENNKVDENTKPVEYKENEMRNNEAPLQSSGKSDHIAPEVQKSQLENIDVSNLETNSRPKTSLRPPSSRPISARPAAPRIRGKAELSINEEILTPMGTISVIVENADTREDDAEDMVVMETKGSKGDSLENNIYKANDQLTQEHGHLVAQILETQKELVNNENVDVIPRKTNIAWDTSSKRDVITKEIDKLRNTIQSLTRATNPLGKLLDYFQEDVEIMQKELLDWRNQYQEVNEQLKIEKIKTQELIEPMRETLKEIEYNMKTHLDKICQAKLQIIKNDQRIQTLLNGNV
- the IFT54 gene encoding intraflagellar transport 54 isoform X2; the protein is MAEDVKPEVIKKTQDLLGKYFKKPPLTEKLLKKPPFRFLHDIVLAVINESGFLDGLFTEEELNSENIKNKEAKLAFLTKLIDVVKLATGINLTVRANKIVSGQEPTKTNELLQAIGKALDKKISSKEAIERYKKSISKGKSTSKSKLSARKEERSKDGSHKKISTDKEKSTEQRKKVSSTNNIAEIERKNESHESQTNTEIKTQAEPSQNKVPSSAHKRKSSSAKLKQKVSAVSSSETITSQTNRDKKMEESKKLKESENQTKQIMQDENSKSQDQTPHMVDTVHSEFKFTDNNENNKVDENTKPVEYKENEMRNNEAPLQSSGKSDHIAPEVQKSQLENIDVSNLETNSRPKTSLRPPSSRPISARPAAPRIRGKAELSINEEILTPMGTISVIVENADTREDDAEDMVVMETKGSKGDSLENNIYKANDQLTQEHGHLVAQILETQKELVNNENVDVIPRKTNIAWDTSSKRDVITKEIDKLRNTIQSLTRATNPLGKLLDYFQKY
- the Poxn gene encoding paired box pox-neuro; this translates as MPHTGQAGVNQLGGVFVNGRPLPDCVRQRIVQLALVGVRPCDISRQLLVSHGCVSKILTRFYETGSIRPGSIGGSKTKQVATPTVVKKILRMKQEQPTMFAWEIREQLARQGACDPQSLPSVSSVNRILRGGGLHTDHTGIESGSSSTYPSQVSPNVSNRDAIIRTDYQLFYPGNLGPLHISTTSGNTSTASWTPSLYSSLYQATTLHLHHGMHAFTSLDVDRLSEQNGSTNQVDLKSSSSSMAGSDDSLDKSDLDENTESQDHYKPFQNSPIILELGQKIGSDRSAFVRHSTSGSSGSFEARQSPSPTTSQKQNASSPRMLETGNERSSMAKEATIDGRPMQPQRKRNPYSIEELLKKDEDKSASKRPKLTNIGVVQPCGTILNKEI